In Nonomuraea muscovyensis, one genomic interval encodes:
- a CDS encoding alkene reductase gives MKELFEPVTVGELDLPNRLVMTPMTRSRARSGLVDELTAEYYGQRAGAGLIIAEGTQPCVLGQGYVDTPGLHTPEQATAWRRVTDEVHRRGGRIFVQLMHSGRIGHPVLYPGGELPLAPSPIPSGEQLYTSDGMLDHPTPREMTMVDIARAVEEFAAAARLALDAGFDGVELHGASGYLIHQFLSDNTNRRTDAYGGSVERRIRFAVEVAQAVADAIGPARTGFRVSPGITYNGMDESDSETLYIELARGLAPLGLAYLHVSEIDTRGITKLLRAEWPGTLILNPHPRGGDGPATPEDGVEALRSGLADAIAFGRLWLANPDLPARIAAGGPYTAADPATFYGGDHRGYTDYPALTEDAR, from the coding sequence GTGAAAGAGCTGTTCGAGCCCGTGACCGTGGGCGAGCTGGACCTGCCGAACCGTCTCGTCATGACGCCGATGACCCGCAGCCGCGCCCGGAGCGGCCTGGTCGACGAGCTGACCGCCGAGTACTACGGGCAGCGTGCCGGAGCCGGGCTGATCATCGCCGAGGGCACCCAGCCATGCGTGCTCGGCCAGGGCTACGTCGACACCCCCGGCCTGCACACACCGGAGCAGGCGACGGCCTGGCGGCGGGTCACCGACGAGGTGCACCGGCGCGGCGGGCGGATCTTCGTCCAGCTCATGCACTCCGGCCGGATCGGCCACCCCGTGCTCTACCCGGGCGGCGAACTGCCGCTCGCGCCGTCGCCGATCCCTTCGGGAGAGCAGCTCTACACCTCTGACGGCATGCTGGACCACCCGACACCGCGCGAGATGACGATGGTGGACATCGCCCGCGCCGTCGAGGAGTTCGCGGCGGCGGCCCGGCTCGCGCTGGACGCCGGGTTCGACGGGGTGGAGCTGCACGGGGCGAGCGGCTACCTGATCCACCAGTTCCTGTCGGACAACACCAACCGGCGCACCGACGCCTACGGCGGCTCGGTCGAGCGGCGCATCAGGTTCGCCGTGGAGGTGGCCCAGGCGGTCGCCGACGCGATCGGGCCCGCCCGCACCGGGTTCCGCGTGTCGCCCGGCATCACCTACAACGGCATGGACGAGAGCGACAGCGAGACCCTCTACATCGAGCTGGCCCGCGGGCTCGCCCCGCTCGGCCTGGCGTACCTGCACGTCTCGGAGATCGACACGCGCGGCATCACCAAGCTGCTGCGCGCCGAGTGGCCGGGCACGCTGATCCTCAACCCGCACCCGAGGGGCGGCGACGGCCCCGCGACCCCCGAGGACGGGGTCGAGGCGCTGCGTTCGGGCCTCGCGGACGCGATCGCGTTCGGGCGGCTGTGGCTGGCCAACCCCGACCTGCCGGCCCGGATCGCCGCCGGCGGGCCGTACACCGCGGCCGACCCCGCCACCTTCTACGGCGGCGACCACCGCGGCTACACCGACTACCCGGCACTGACGGAGGACGCCCGATGA